In the genome of Nitrospira japonica, one region contains:
- a CDS encoding DUF2938 family protein: protein MTIDTLHIVGAVFVGIGAALTMDLWNLFLQRAFHISSLNFCLVGRWLSAMPTGTFTHPNIASAAKRPAECAIGWAGHFLISIAFALMLIVPTSGRWLDHPSLAPALLLGVGTVLIPYCVVQPALGLGIASANTSNPTQARLKSLMTHTAFGIGLYLSAVLWNVFRHAAA from the coding sequence ATGACCATCGACACCCTGCACATCGTCGGGGCAGTGTTCGTGGGAATCGGTGCGGCCCTGACCATGGATCTCTGGAACCTGTTTTTGCAGCGCGCCTTTCATATTTCCTCGCTCAATTTCTGTCTTGTCGGACGTTGGCTGAGCGCGATGCCGACCGGCACCTTCACACATCCAAACATTGCCTCGGCGGCGAAGAGACCGGCCGAATGTGCAATCGGCTGGGCCGGGCATTTCTTGATCAGCATCGCCTTTGCACTGATGCTCATCGTTCCCACGTCGGGGCGTTGGCTCGATCATCCCTCTCTCGCACCCGCCCTGCTGCTTGGTGTCGGGACGGTGCTCATTCCATATTGTGTCGTGCAGCCGGCCTTGGGGCTGGGTATCGCCTCGGCCAACACATCAAATCCGACGCAAGCTAGGCTGAAAAGCTTGATGACTCATACGGCCTTTGGCATCGGACTTTACCTTTCTGCAGTCTTATGGAATGTCTTCAGACACGCGGCGGCCTAG